In Rattus norvegicus strain BN/NHsdMcwi chromosome 1, GRCr8, whole genome shotgun sequence, a genomic segment contains:
- the Supt5h gene encoding transcription elongation factor SPT5 isoform X4, with protein MSDSEDSNFSEEEDSERSSEAEEAEVEEDRRSAAGSEKEEEPEEEEEEEEEEYDEEEEEEDDDRPPKKPRHGGFILDEADVDDEYEDEDQWEDGAEDILEKASNIDNVVLDEDRSGARRLQNLWRDQREEELGEYYMKKYAKSSVGETVYGGSDELSDDITQQQLLPGVKDPNLWTVKCKIGEERATAISLMRKFIAYQFTDTPLQIKSVVAPEHVKGYIYVEAYKQTHVKQAIEGVGNLRLGYWNQQMVPIKEMTDVLKVVKEVANLKPKSWVRLKRGIYKDDIAQVDYVEPSQNTISLKMIPRIDYDRIKARMSLKDWFAKRKKFKRPPQRLFDAEKIRSLGGDVASDGDFLIFEGNRYSRKGFLFKSFAMSAVITEGVKPTLSELEKFEDQPEGIDLEVVTESTGKEREHNFQPGDNVEVCEGELINLQGKVLSVDGNKITIMPKHEDLKDMLEFPAQELRKYFKMGDHVKVIAGRFEGDTGLIVRVEENFVILFSDLTMHELKVLPRDLQLCSETASGVDVGGQHEWGELVQLDPRTVGVIVRLERETFQVLNMHGKVVTVRHQAVTQKKDNRFAVALDSDQNNIHVKDIVKVIDGPHSGREGEIRHLYRSFAFLHCKKLVENGGMFVCKARHLVLAGGSKPRDVTNLTVGGFTPMSPRISSPMHPSAEGQHGGFGSPGGMSRGRGRRDNELIGQTVRISQGPYKGYIGVVKDATESTARVELHSTCQTISVDRQRLTTVDSQRPGGMTSTYGRTPMYGSQTPMYGSGSRTPMYGSQTPLQDGSRTPHYGSQTPLHDGSRTPAQSGAWDPNNPNTPSRYNTDQFSPYAAPSPQGSYQPSPSPQSYHQVAPSPAGYQNTHSPASYHPTPSPMAYQASPSPSPVGYSPMTPGAPSPGGYNPHTPGSGIEQNSSDWVTTDIQVKVRDTYLDTQIVGQTGVIRSVTGGMCSVYLKDSEKVVSISSEHLEPITPTKNNKVKVILGEDREATGVLLSIDGEDGIIRMDLEDQQIKILNLRFLGKLLEA; from the exons ATGTCGGACAGCGAAGACAGCAACTTCTCGGAGGAGGAGGACAGCGAGCGCAGCAGCGAGGCGGAGGAGGCCGAG GTAGAGGAAGACCGGCGAAGTGCCGCAGGCAGTGAAAAAGAAGAGGAGcccgaggaagaggaggaggaggaagaggaggaatacgatgaggaggaggaggaggaggatgatgacCGGCCTCCCAAGAAACCACGCCATGGGGGCTTCATTTTAGATGAGGCTG ATGTCGATGATGAATATGAAGATGAAGACCAGTGGGAAGATGGAGCTGAAGATATCCTGGAGAAAG cCTCCAACATTGATAACGTTGTGCTGGATGAAGACCGCTCTGGGGCTCGTCGTCTGCAAAATCTCTGGAG GGACCAGAGAGAAGAAGAACTGGGCGAGTATTACATGAAGAAATATGCCAAGTCATCTGTGGGAGAGAC GGTATATGGAGGGTCTGATGAGCTCTCAGATGACATCACCCAGCAGCAGCTGCTCCCAGGAGTCAA GGACCCCAACCTGTGGACGGTCAAGTGTAAG ATTGGGGAGGAACGGGCCACAGCAATTTCCTTGATGCGAAAATTCATCGCTTACCAGTTCACAGACACA CCCCTGCAGATTAAGTCAGTGGTTGCCCCGGAGCATGTGAAGGGCTACATCTATGTGGAGGCCTACAAACAGACCCATGTGAAGCAGGCCATTGAGGGTGTGGGCAACCTGCGGCTTGGCTACTGGAACCAGCAGATGGTGCCTATTAAGGAGATGACCGATGTACTCAAGGTGGTGAAGGAGGTGGCCAACCTGAAGCCGAAGTCCTGGGTCCGCCTCAAGAGAGGCATCTACAAAGATGACATCGCTCAG GTGGACTACGTCGAGCCCAGCCAGAACACCATTTCCCTGAAGATGATCCCGCGCATTGACTATGACCGCATCAAAGCCCGCATGAGCTTG AAAGACTGGTTTGCCAAAAGGAAGAAGTTCAAGCGGCCTCCACAGAGGCTCTTTGATGCTGAAAAGATCAG GTCCTTGGGGGGTGATGTTGCCTCTGATGGTGACTTCCTCATCTTTGAGGGTAACCGCTACAGCCGGAAGGGCTTCCTGTTCAAGAGTTTTGCCATGTCTGCTGTG ATTACAGAAGGTGTAAAGCCCACCCTGTCAGAGCTGGAAAAGTTTGAGGATCAGCCTGAGGGCATCGACTTGGAGGTGGTGACTGAAAGCACAG GGAAGGAGCGAGAGCACAATTTCCAGCCTGGTGACAATGTGGAGGTGTGTGAGGGTGAGCTCATCAACCTGCAGGGCAAGGTCCTCAGCGTGGATGGCAACAAGATCACCATCATGCCCAAACATGAGGACCTCAAG GACATGCTTGAGTTCCCAGCTCAGGAACTTCGGAAGTACTTCAAGATGGGAGACCATGTAAAAGTGATTGCTGGCCGATTTGAGGGTGACACAGGTCTCATCGTGCGGGTGGAAGAGAACTTTGTTATTCTTTTCTCAGACCTCACCATGCACGAG TTGAAAGTGCTTCCCCGGGATCTGCAGCTCTGCTCAGAGACAGCCTCAGGTGTGGATGTTGGGGGCCAGCATGAGTGGGGTGAGCTGGTGCAGTTGGATCCCCGGACTGTAGGTGTCATCGTGCGGCTGGAGCGAGAGACCTTCCAG GTTCTCAACATGCATGGGAAAGTGGTGACTGTAAGGCACCAGGCTGTGACGCAGAAAAAGGACAACCGCTTCGCTGTGGCTCTGGACTCAGATCAGAACAACATCCATGTGAAGGACATTGTTAAGGTCATTGATGGCCCCCATTCA GGCCGAGAGGGTGAGATCCGCCATCTGTACCGCAGCTTTGCCTTCCTGCATTGCAAGAAGCTGGTGGAGAATGGCGGCATGTTTGTCTGTAAGGCACGGCACCTGGTGTTGGCTGGGGGCTCAAAG CCCCGGGATGTGACCAATTTAACTGTTGGTGGCTTCACTCCTATGAGCCCCCGGATCAGCAGCCCTATGCACCCCAGTGCTGAAG GTCAGCATGGTGGTTTTGGAAGCCCAGGTGGCATGAGCAGGGGTCGAGGGCGAAGAGACAATGAGCTCATAGGCCAGACTGTGCGTATCTCCCAGGGACCCTACAAAG GCTACATTGGTGTGGTGAAGGATGCCACGGAGTCCACAGCCCGAGTAGAATTGCACTCTACCTGCCAGACCATCTCTGTGGACCGCCAGCGGCTCACCACAGT TGACTCCCAGCGTCCAGGTGGCATGACTTCCACCTATGGAAGGACTCCCATGTATGGCTCTCAGACTCCCATGTATGGCTCTGGCTCCCGAACACCCATGTATGGCTCCCAGACACCTCTGCAGGATG GTAGCCGCACTCCACATTATGGCTCACAGACACCCCTGCATGATGGTAGCCGCACTCCTGCTCAGAGTGGGGCCTGGGATCCCAACAACCCTAACACACCTTCCAG GTACAACACAGACCAGTTCTCCCCCTACGCTGCCCCCTCCCCACAGGGGTCTtaccagcccagccccagcccccagAGCTACCACCAAGTGGCACCAAGTCCAGCGGGCTATCAGAACACCCATTCCCCAGCCAGCTACCACCCAACACCGTCACCCATGGCCTATCAG GCtagtcccagccccagccctgttGGCTACAGTCCAATGACCCCTGGAGCTCCTTCTCCTGGAGGCTACAATCCCCACACACCAGGCTCAGGCATTGAGCAGAACTCCAGTGACTGGGTGACCACTGATATCCAGGTGAAGGTTCGAGACACCTATCTGGACACACAAATAGTGGGGCAGACAGGCGTCATCCGCAGTGTCACG GGAGGCATGTGCTCCGTGTACCTGAAAGATAGTGAGAAGGTGGTCAGTATCTCCAGTGAGCATCTGGAGCCCATCACCCCCACCAAGAACAACAAG GTGAAAGTGATTCT
- the Supt5h gene encoding transcription elongation factor SPT5 isoform X3: MSDSEDSNFSEEEDSERSSEAEEAEVEEDRRSAAGSEKEEEPEEEEEEEEEEYDEEEEEEDDDRPPKKPRHGGFILDEADVDDEYEDEDQWEDGAEDILEKEEIEASNIDNVVLDEDRSGARRLQNLWRDQREEELGEYYMKKYAKSSVGETVYGGSDELSDDITQQQLLPGVKDPNLWTVKCKIGEERATAISLMRKFIAYQFTDTPLQIKSVVAPEHVKGYIYVEAYKQTHVKQAIEGVGNLRLGYWNQQMVPIKEMTDVLKVVKEVANLKPKSWVRLKRGIYKDDIAQVDYVEPSQNTISLKMIPRIDYDRIKARMSLKDWFAKRKKFKRPPQRLFDAEKIRSLGGDVASDGDFLIFEGNRYSRKGFLFKSFAMSAVITEGVKPTLSELEKFEDQPEGIDLEVVTESTGKEREHNFQPGDNVEVCEGELINLQGKVLSVDGNKITIMPKHEDLKDMLEFPAQELRKYFKMGDHVKVIAGRFEGDTGLIVRVEENFVILFSDLTMHELKVLPRDLQLCSETASGVDVGGQHEWGELVQLDPRTVGVIVRLERETFQVLNMHGKVVTVRHQAVTQKKDNRFAVALDSDQNNIHVKDIVKVIDGPHSGREGEIRHLYRSFAFLHCKKLVENGGMFVCKARHLVLAGGSKPRDVTNLTVGGFTPMSPRISSPMHPSAEGQHGGFGSPGGMSRGRGRRDNELIGQTVRISQGPYKGYIGVVKDATESTARVELHSTCQTISVDRQRLTTVDSQRPGGMTSTYGRTPMYGSQTPMYGSGSRTPMYGSQTPLQDGSRTPHYGSQTPLHDGSRTPAQSGAWDPNNPNTPSRYNTDQFSPYAAPSPQGSYQPSPSPQSYHQVAPSPAGYQNTHSPASYHPTPSPMAYQASPSPSPVGYSPMTPGAPSPGGYNPHTPGSGIEQNSSDWVTTDIQVKVRDTYLDTQIVGQTGVIRSVTGGMCSVYLKDSEKVVSISSEHLEPITPTKNNKVKVILGEDREATGVLLSIDGEDGIIRMDLEDQQIKILNLRFLGKLLEA; encoded by the exons ATGTCGGACAGCGAAGACAGCAACTTCTCGGAGGAGGAGGACAGCGAGCGCAGCAGCGAGGCGGAGGAGGCCGAG GTAGAGGAAGACCGGCGAAGTGCCGCAGGCAGTGAAAAAGAAGAGGAGcccgaggaagaggaggaggaggaagaggaggaatacgatgaggaggaggaggaggaggatgatgacCGGCCTCCCAAGAAACCACGCCATGGGGGCTTCATTTTAGATGAGGCTG ATGTCGATGATGAATATGAAGATGAAGACCAGTGGGAAGATGGAGCTGAAGATATCCTGGAGAAAG AAGAGATTGAAG cCTCCAACATTGATAACGTTGTGCTGGATGAAGACCGCTCTGGGGCTCGTCGTCTGCAAAATCTCTGGAG GGACCAGAGAGAAGAAGAACTGGGCGAGTATTACATGAAGAAATATGCCAAGTCATCTGTGGGAGAGAC GGTATATGGAGGGTCTGATGAGCTCTCAGATGACATCACCCAGCAGCAGCTGCTCCCAGGAGTCAA GGACCCCAACCTGTGGACGGTCAAGTGTAAG ATTGGGGAGGAACGGGCCACAGCAATTTCCTTGATGCGAAAATTCATCGCTTACCAGTTCACAGACACA CCCCTGCAGATTAAGTCAGTGGTTGCCCCGGAGCATGTGAAGGGCTACATCTATGTGGAGGCCTACAAACAGACCCATGTGAAGCAGGCCATTGAGGGTGTGGGCAACCTGCGGCTTGGCTACTGGAACCAGCAGATGGTGCCTATTAAGGAGATGACCGATGTACTCAAGGTGGTGAAGGAGGTGGCCAACCTGAAGCCGAAGTCCTGGGTCCGCCTCAAGAGAGGCATCTACAAAGATGACATCGCTCAG GTGGACTACGTCGAGCCCAGCCAGAACACCATTTCCCTGAAGATGATCCCGCGCATTGACTATGACCGCATCAAAGCCCGCATGAGCTTG AAAGACTGGTTTGCCAAAAGGAAGAAGTTCAAGCGGCCTCCACAGAGGCTCTTTGATGCTGAAAAGATCAG GTCCTTGGGGGGTGATGTTGCCTCTGATGGTGACTTCCTCATCTTTGAGGGTAACCGCTACAGCCGGAAGGGCTTCCTGTTCAAGAGTTTTGCCATGTCTGCTGTG ATTACAGAAGGTGTAAAGCCCACCCTGTCAGAGCTGGAAAAGTTTGAGGATCAGCCTGAGGGCATCGACTTGGAGGTGGTGACTGAAAGCACAG GGAAGGAGCGAGAGCACAATTTCCAGCCTGGTGACAATGTGGAGGTGTGTGAGGGTGAGCTCATCAACCTGCAGGGCAAGGTCCTCAGCGTGGATGGCAACAAGATCACCATCATGCCCAAACATGAGGACCTCAAG GACATGCTTGAGTTCCCAGCTCAGGAACTTCGGAAGTACTTCAAGATGGGAGACCATGTAAAAGTGATTGCTGGCCGATTTGAGGGTGACACAGGTCTCATCGTGCGGGTGGAAGAGAACTTTGTTATTCTTTTCTCAGACCTCACCATGCACGAG TTGAAAGTGCTTCCCCGGGATCTGCAGCTCTGCTCAGAGACAGCCTCAGGTGTGGATGTTGGGGGCCAGCATGAGTGGGGTGAGCTGGTGCAGTTGGATCCCCGGACTGTAGGTGTCATCGTGCGGCTGGAGCGAGAGACCTTCCAG GTTCTCAACATGCATGGGAAAGTGGTGACTGTAAGGCACCAGGCTGTGACGCAGAAAAAGGACAACCGCTTCGCTGTGGCTCTGGACTCAGATCAGAACAACATCCATGTGAAGGACATTGTTAAGGTCATTGATGGCCCCCATTCA GGCCGAGAGGGTGAGATCCGCCATCTGTACCGCAGCTTTGCCTTCCTGCATTGCAAGAAGCTGGTGGAGAATGGCGGCATGTTTGTCTGTAAGGCACGGCACCTGGTGTTGGCTGGGGGCTCAAAG CCCCGGGATGTGACCAATTTAACTGTTGGTGGCTTCACTCCTATGAGCCCCCGGATCAGCAGCCCTATGCACCCCAGTGCTGAAG GTCAGCATGGTGGTTTTGGAAGCCCAGGTGGCATGAGCAGGGGTCGAGGGCGAAGAGACAATGAGCTCATAGGCCAGACTGTGCGTATCTCCCAGGGACCCTACAAAG GCTACATTGGTGTGGTGAAGGATGCCACGGAGTCCACAGCCCGAGTAGAATTGCACTCTACCTGCCAGACCATCTCTGTGGACCGCCAGCGGCTCACCACAGT TGACTCCCAGCGTCCAGGTGGCATGACTTCCACCTATGGAAGGACTCCCATGTATGGCTCTCAGACTCCCATGTATGGCTCTGGCTCCCGAACACCCATGTATGGCTCCCAGACACCTCTGCAGGATG GTAGCCGCACTCCACATTATGGCTCACAGACACCCCTGCATGATGGTAGCCGCACTCCTGCTCAGAGTGGGGCCTGGGATCCCAACAACCCTAACACACCTTCCAG GTACAACACAGACCAGTTCTCCCCCTACGCTGCCCCCTCCCCACAGGGGTCTtaccagcccagccccagcccccagAGCTACCACCAAGTGGCACCAAGTCCAGCGGGCTATCAGAACACCCATTCCCCAGCCAGCTACCACCCAACACCGTCACCCATGGCCTATCAG GCtagtcccagccccagccctgttGGCTACAGTCCAATGACCCCTGGAGCTCCTTCTCCTGGAGGCTACAATCCCCACACACCAGGCTCAGGCATTGAGCAGAACTCCAGTGACTGGGTGACCACTGATATCCAGGTGAAGGTTCGAGACACCTATCTGGACACACAAATAGTGGGGCAGACAGGCGTCATCCGCAGTGTCACG GGAGGCATGTGCTCCGTGTACCTGAAAGATAGTGAGAAGGTGGTCAGTATCTCCAGTGAGCATCTGGAGCCCATCACCCCCACCAAGAACAACAAG GTGAAAGTGATTCT